The following proteins are co-located in the Solanum pennellii chromosome 1, SPENNV200 genome:
- the LOC107009509 gene encoding actin-related protein 2/3 complex subunit 5A isoform X3, producing the protein MQGSIFLLMAFVKSANWIVVHRAIMAIKDVDSLFSALDPEYYDILMKWKSEKVLLKFQSLSFQEIADKLFELMVLQCITSCRYLYRGLSTGDRPTCDQCLRIHEKLTEKAGLGCILRCLADTVNPV; encoded by the exons ATGCAAGGTTCAATCTTTTTGCTCATGGCTTTTGTaaaa TCTGCTAATTGGATAGTGGTGCATAGGGCTATAATGGCTATCAAGGATGTGGATAGCTTGTTCTCTGCATTGGATCCTGAGTATTATGATATTCTCATGAa ATGGAAATCAGAGAAGGTGTTATTGAAGTTCCAGAGCTTGTCTTTTCAGGAAATAGCTGACAAACTCTTTGAGCTGATGGTGTTGCAATGCATTACTTCGTGCag GTACTTGTACAGAGGTTTGTCTACTGGAGACCGGCCAACATGTGACCAATGTCTAAGGATCCATGAAAAACTAACAGAAAAAGCTGGTTTGGGATGCATACTGCGTTGTCTTGCTGACACTGTGAATCCTGTGTGA
- the LOC107009509 gene encoding actin-related protein 2/3 complex subunit 5A isoform X1, with the protein MAEIVEADNYEGIITRIEHKSRKIESLLKQYKPVEALKTALEGSPPKTKDERCKSANWIVVHRAIMAIKDVDSLFSALDPEYYDILMKWKSEKVLLKFQSLSFQEIADKLFELMVLQCITSCRYLYRGLSTGDRPTCDQCLRIHEKLTEKAGLGCILRCLADTVNPV; encoded by the exons ATGGCTGAGATTGTAGAAGCAGATAATTACGAAGGCATAATCACAAGAATCGAGCACAAGTCCCGCAAGATCGAAAGTTTACTCAAACA GTATAAACCAGTGGAAGCTCTGAAAACAGCTCTAGAAGGATCACCTCCTAAGACCAAGGATGAAAGATGCAAG TCTGCTAATTGGATAGTGGTGCATAGGGCTATAATGGCTATCAAGGATGTGGATAGCTTGTTCTCTGCATTGGATCCTGAGTATTATGATATTCTCATGAa ATGGAAATCAGAGAAGGTGTTATTGAAGTTCCAGAGCTTGTCTTTTCAGGAAATAGCTGACAAACTCTTTGAGCTGATGGTGTTGCAATGCATTACTTCGTGCag GTACTTGTACAGAGGTTTGTCTACTGGAGACCGGCCAACATGTGACCAATGTCTAAGGATCCATGAAAAACTAACAGAAAAAGCTGGTTTGGGATGCATACTGCGTTGTCTTGCTGACACTGTGAATCCTGTGTGA
- the LOC107009509 gene encoding actin-related protein 2/3 complex subunit 5A isoform X4 has protein sequence MAEIVEADNYEGIITRIEHKSRKIESLLKQYKPVEALKTALEGSPPKTKDERCKSANWIVVHRAIMAIKDVDSLFSALDPEYYDILMKEVSDNNLLKLNHQMEIREGVIEVPELVFSGNS, from the exons ATGGCTGAGATTGTAGAAGCAGATAATTACGAAGGCATAATCACAAGAATCGAGCACAAGTCCCGCAAGATCGAAAGTTTACTCAAACA GTATAAACCAGTGGAAGCTCTGAAAACAGCTCTAGAAGGATCACCTCCTAAGACCAAGGATGAAAGATGCAAG TCTGCTAATTGGATAGTGGTGCATAGGGCTATAATGGCTATCAAGGATGTGGATAGCTTGTTCTCTGCATTGGATCCTGAGTATTATGATATTCTCATGAa AGAAGTATCCGACAATAATCTTTTGAAATTGAACCATCAGATGGAAATCAGAGAAGGTGTTATTGAAGTTCCAGAGCTTGTCTTTTCAGGAAATAGCTGA
- the LOC107008508 gene encoding uncharacterized protein LOC107008508 translates to MAATASTDYSQQPHFVVPQRASTVKQQQHLSKSRSDIFLKSVLVMIVLVVVPLFPSQAPDFITQSIVTQFWELFHLLFIGIVVCYGLFCKRSSCKNYAETHSRFDGSDAYASGMSNVVSIFDDGLENYCGSDEKRVIPNWDSQFLNHEGREQERFELVEGQRSRSFSGENGAEILCGSDDKRVIPNWDSQFLHYEYRGQERSNLDEVEKSRTFTEIGGVENTEVFNEREVAQVWNSQYFLGESMVVVANGNYGVEKVSHIDHKPLGLPIRSLRYRVNAENSESIVEDTVNSGGSSGCNGYEVSEENIRGMASVNLRSKFEEASGPRQVSWRSRSQRRELEEVNTVRPHSHSRPHSVGQLEFGYLKSRSFNKPVSSRTSPTSCSPSITSPSSSYSSENESGKMPHTEPHYAFESMPISTSQQTGASVGESAVLTSNVKQSSNESCSETNVLLRDDYEEDEKKMKMYPSSTETCHVQGHPHSKSHSAGETESEHQEPWSFWTRVRAQIIPNSSSPRTISPISSSSPEMPNSRKQDHERLKNVKPPPIQVSQPTARSIDDAAAFVASKAQRSSVGSSSEFDTLRTSKEKLKDVAPVNGEAIHHISKSRAFSIGSSSEITMQESSNDKLKHVSKDLKQDSSYTRKQSVNSLVSDMKQQSPVNNSTRGKSVRTFRSRRSYIDRSKRKVDCPKEGGDVNEVRCNQFDTTSSLKCINRKGDSKPPVNSREGILDNSGPIPSSAFFESEPEAKQHFTNTDIVEAKENSESKGNSETVLTNSHMSSDEEADFDLADDVDLGSEVDRKAGEFIAKFREQIRLQKIESFRRTSA, encoded by the coding sequence ATGGCAGCAACTGCATCTACAGACTATTCCCAGCAACCCCATTTTGTTGTTCCTCAAAGAGCTTCAACAGTGAAGCAGCAGCAGCATTTGAGTAAGTCACGCTctgacattttcttgaaatctgTACTAGTCAtgattgttcttgttgttgttccACTATTTCCTTCCCAAGCTCCTGACTTTATAACTCAAAGTATAGTAACTCAGTTCTGGGAGTTGTTTCATCTTTTGTTCATTGGCATTGTTGTGTGTTATGGTTTGTTTTGTAAAAGAAGTAGTTGCAAGAATTACGCTGAAACACATTCAAGATTTGATGGTTCAGATGCATATGCTTCTGGGATGTCTAATGTAGTTTCAATCTTTGATGATGGGCTTGAGAATTATTGTGGGTCTGATGAGAAAAGAGTGATCCCAAATTGGGATTCTCAATTCTTGAATCATGAAGGTAGGGAACAGGAAAGGTTTGAGCTTGTTGAGGGTCAAAGAAGTAGATCTTTTTCAGGTGAAAATGGGGCTGAAATTTTATGTGGGTCTGATGACAAAAGGGTGATCCCAAATTGGGATTCTCAGTTTTTGCATTATGAGTACAGGGGTCAAGAAAGGTCTAATCTTGATGAAGTTGAGAAAAGTAGAACCTTTACGGAGATAGGTGGGGTCGAAAATACGGAGGTGTTTAATGAGAGGGAAGTAGCTCAAGTTTGGAATTCACAGTACTTTCTTGGTGAATCCATGGTGGTTGTTGCCAATGGGAACTATGGGGTTGAAAAGGTATCCCACATTGACCATAAACCTTTAGGCTTGCCCATTAGGAGCCTGAGATACAGAGTTAATGCTGAAAACTCTGAATCTATTGTTGAAGATACTGTGAATTCAGGGGGTTCGTCTGGTTGTAATGGTTATGAAGTTAGTGAGGAGAACATAAGAGGTATGGCTTCAGTCAATTTGAGGAGCAAGTTTGAGGAAGCTTCTGGACCTCGCCAAGTTTCATGGCGCTCGAGGTCTCAGAGGAGGGAGCTAGAAGAAGTGAATACAGTTAGACCGCATTCACATTCTAGACCTCACTCGGTTGGACAATTGGAGTTTGGGTATCTCAAGTCTAGGTCATTCAATAAACCGGTATCCTCTCGGACTAGTCCTACTTCTTGTTCACCAAGTATTACCTCACCTTCATCCTCTTATTCTTCAGaaaatgaaagtggaaaaaTGCCACACACTGAGCCACATTATGCATTTGAGAGTATGCCCATCTCAACTTCACAACAGACAGGAGCATCCGTTGGAGAATCAGCAGTTTTAACTTCAAATGTCAAACAATCTAGCAATGAGTCATGTTCAGAAACGAATGTGCTGCTGAGAGATGACTATGAAGAGGatgaaaaaaagatgaaaatgtaTCCTTCCAGCACAGAAACATGTCATGTTCAAGGTCATCCACATTCTAAGTCCCACTCTGCTGGAGAAACTGAGTCCGAGCATCAAGAGCCATGGTCTTTCTGGACTCGAGTACGCGCTCAAATTATTCCCAATTCTTCTTCGCCCAGAACAATCTCACCAATATCCTCTTCCTCTCCAGAGATGCCAAACTCCAGAAAGCAAGACCATGAGAGACTCAAGAATGTCAAGCCTCCACCCATCCAAGTGAGTCAACCAACAGCGAGATCAATAGATGATGCAGCTGCATTTGTTGCTTCAAAGGCTCAACGATCTAGTGTTGGTTCTTCCTCAGAGTTCGATACACTTCGGACATCTAAAGAAAAACTGAAGGATGTTGCACCTGTGAATGGTGAAGCAATACATCATATCTCAAAGTCTCGAGCATTCAGCATTGGTTCTTCTTCAGAAATAACCATGCAAGAAAGTTCAAACGATAAATTGAAGCATGTCAGTAAGGATCTTAAACAGGATTCTTCGTACACACGAAAACAAAGTGTCAACTCCTTAGTCTCGGACATGAAACAGCAGTCACCTGTGAATAATTCAACAAGGGGAAAATCAGTCAGAACATTTAGATCCCGAAGAAGTTACATTGATAGATCAAAAAGAAAGGTTGATTGTCCAAAAGAAGGTGGAGACGTAAACGAGGTACGTTGTAATCAATTTGACACAACATCATCCTTGAAATGCATTAATCGAAAAGGGGATTCAAAACCACCAGTCAATTCTAGAGAAGGCATTCTTGACAACAGTGGGCCAATTCCAAGCTCAGCATTCTTTGAAAGTGAGCCTGAAGCAAAGCAACATTTTACGAATACAGACATTGTGGAGGCCAAGGAGAACTCAGAATCCAAAGGGAACTCAGAGACTGTGCTAACCAATTCTCACATGAGTTCAGATGAAGAAGCTGACTTTGACCTTGCTGATGATGTGGATCTGGGAAGTGAGGTTGATAGAAAAGCTGGTGAATTCATTGCCAAGTTCAGAGAACAGATTAGGCTTCAGAAAATTGAATCATTTCGACGGACCAGTGCTTAG
- the LOC107010551 gene encoding homeobox-leucine zipper protein HAT3-like, whose translation MSGEKEDGLGLSLSLGIMSCPQNNYKTTPSLPLNLLPFMHHHQISSGRKDEGGERVRGGIDMNEPARMIIECDDEEDEEEDQVLMVSSPNSTVSSVSEKRSHDREENEGERATSSLEDDGGDAAARKKLRLSKEQAAVLEETFKEHNTLNPKQKLALAKQLNLRPRQVEVWFQNRRARTKLKQTEVDCEYLKRCCENLTDENRRLQKEVSELRALKLSPQFYMNMSPPTTLTMCPQCERVAVSSSSSSSSVNASRAQNHQAPVPINKPWPAMFAAKTLDVQRSQM comes from the exons ATGAGTGGTGAAAAAGAAGATGGTTTAGGTTTGAGTTTGAGCTTAGGAATCATGAGTTGccctcaaaataattataaaactaCACCTTCTTTACCTTTGAATCTCTTGCCTTTCATGCATCATCATCAAATTTCTTCAG ggAGAAAAGATGAAGGTGGAGAAAGGGTAAGAGGGGGAATAGATATGAATGAACCAGCGAGGATGATAATAGAGtgtgatgatgaagaagatgaagaagaagatcaggTGTTAATGGTTTCATCACCTAACAGCACTGTTTCTAGTGTGAGTGAAAAGAGGAGTCATGACAGAGAAGAGAACGAAGGGGAAAGGGCCACCAGCTCACTGGAGGACGACGGCGGAGATGCGGCGGCAAGGAAGAAACTCCGGTTGTCAAAGGAGCAAGCTGCCGTTCTTGAAGAGACATTCAAGGAGCACAACACTCTTAATCCG aAGCAAAAATTGGCTCTGGCAAAACAGCTGAATCTCAGGCCAAGACAAGTGGAGGTGTGGTTTCAGAACAGAAGGGCAAG GACTAAGTTGAAGCAAACAGAGGTTGATTGTGAGTATTTGAAGCGTTGCTGCGAAAATCTAACGGATGAAAACCGACGTTTGCAGAAAGAAGTTAGTGAGCTTAGAGCATTGAAACTTTCTCCACAATTTTACATGAACATGAGTCCTCCAACAACCCTTACAATGTGCCCTCAATGCGAGCGCGTAGCTGTATCATCTTCTTCGTCCTCATCGTCAGTCAATGCCTCTCGCGCTCAGAACCACCAAGCGCCGGTGCCTATTAACAAACCATGGCCTGCAATGTTCGCTGCTAAAACACTGGATGTGCAAAGGTCACAAATGTAA
- the LOC107009509 gene encoding actin-related protein 2/3 complex subunit 5A isoform X2 yields the protein MAEIVEADNYEGIITRIEHKSRKIESLLKQYKPVEALKTALEGSPPKTKDERCKSANWIVVHRAIMAIKDVDSLFSALDPEYYDILMKYLYRGLSTGDRPTCDQCLRIHEKLTEKAGLGCILRCLADTVNPV from the exons ATGGCTGAGATTGTAGAAGCAGATAATTACGAAGGCATAATCACAAGAATCGAGCACAAGTCCCGCAAGATCGAAAGTTTACTCAAACA GTATAAACCAGTGGAAGCTCTGAAAACAGCTCTAGAAGGATCACCTCCTAAGACCAAGGATGAAAGATGCAAG TCTGCTAATTGGATAGTGGTGCATAGGGCTATAATGGCTATCAAGGATGTGGATAGCTTGTTCTCTGCATTGGATCCTGAGTATTATGATATTCTCATGAa GTACTTGTACAGAGGTTTGTCTACTGGAGACCGGCCAACATGTGACCAATGTCTAAGGATCCATGAAAAACTAACAGAAAAAGCTGGTTTGGGATGCATACTGCGTTGTCTTGCTGACACTGTGAATCCTGTGTGA
- the LOC107014732 gene encoding putative late blight resistance protein homolog R1B-14, translating into MSIILFFSKKLIEKKENNMVDVGVEFLLENLKQLVLDNVELIGGVKDEIENLRDDLSEFNAFLKQAAMVGSENPVLKELVRSIRKVVNRAEDAVDKFVIEAKVHKDKGFKGFFDKPGHYRRVRDAAVEIKGIRDKMREIRQNKAHGLQALLQDHDDSNSRGGEERQPPVVEEDDVVGFDDEAQTVIDRLLEGSGDLEVIPVVGMPGLGKTTLATKIFKHPKIEYEFFTRLWLYVSQSYKTRELYLNIISKFTGNTKHCRDMSEMDLALKVQEILEEGGKYLIVLDDVWSTDAWDRIKIAFPKNDKGNRVLLTTRDHRVARHCNRSPHDLKFLTDEESWILLEKRAFHKAKCLPELETNGKSIARKCKGLPLAIVVIAGALIGKSKTIKEWEQVDQSVGEHFINRDQPNNCNKLVRMSYDVLPYDWKACFLYFGTFPRGYLIPARKLIRLWIAEGFIQYRGNLSLECKAEEYLNELVNRNLVMVMQRTLDGQIKTCRVHDMLYEFCWQEATTEENLFHEVKFGGEQSVREVSTHRRLCIHSSVVEFISKKPSGEHVRSFLCFSPEKIDTPPTVSANISKAFPLLRVFDTESIKINRFCKEFFQLYHLRYIAFSFDSIKVIPKHVGELWNVQTLIVNTQQINLDIQADILNMPWLRHLHTNTSAKLPALANPKTSKTTLVNQSLQTLSTIAPESCTEYVLSRAPNLKKLGIRGKIAKLMEPSQSVLLNNVKRLQFLENLKLINVGQTDQTQLRLPPASIFPTKLRKLTLLDTWLEWDDMSVLKQLENLQVLKLKDNAFKGEHWELNDAGFPFLQVLCIERANLVSWNASGDHFPRLKHLHISCDKLEKIPIGLADIRSLQVMDLRNSTKSAAKSAREIQAKKNKLQTAKSQKFELSVFPPDSDVQTAS; encoded by the exons atgagCATAATTCTCTTCTTCTCCAAGAAATTAAtcgaaaaaaaggaaaacaatatGGTTGATGTAGGGGTTGAATTTCTGTTAGAGAACTTGAAGCAATTGGTGCTGGACAATGTGGAGTTAATCGGAGGAGTTAAAGATGAAATCGAGAATCTGCGTGATGATTTGAGTGAATTCAATGCCTTTCTCAAGCAAGCTGCAATGGTCGGCAGCGAAAACCCAGTTCTCAAAGAATTAGTGAGGAGTATCAGAAAAGTGGTGAATCGTGCTGAAGATGCTGTTGATAAATTTGTAATTGAAGCTAAAGTTCATAAAGACAAAGGGTTCAAAGGGTTTTTCGATAAACCTGGACATTATAGAAGAGTGAGGGATGCAGCTGTGGAGATCAAAGGTATCAGAGATAAAATGAGAGAAATTCGGCAAAATAAGGCACATGGCCTTCAGGCACTACTTCAAGATCATGATGATTCAAACAGCAGAGGTGGAGAAGAGAGACAG CCTCCTGTGGTTGAGGAAGATGATGTGGTGGGCTTTGACGATGAGGCGCAGACGGTAATCGACCGTCTTCTTGAAGGATCAGGTGATTTAGAGGTTATTCCAGTAGTTGGAATGCCTGGTCTTGGCAAAACTACACTAGCCACTAAGATCTTCAAGCATCCGAAGATTGAGTACGAGTTCTTTACTAGACTTTGGCTTTACGTTTCCCAATCATACAAGACAAGAGAATTATATCTTAACATCATCAGTAAATTCACCGGAAACACCAAACATTGCCGTGATATGTCTGAAATGGATTTAGCTCTTAAGGTACAAGAGATTTTGGAAGAAGGAGGAAAATACTTGATTGTCTTGGATGATGTCTGGTCGACAGATGCTTGGGATCGTATCAAGATTGCTTTCCCGAAAAATGACAAGGGAAATAGAGTATTGTTGACTACTCGAGACCACCGTGTTGCAAGACATTGCAATAGGAGTCCACATGATTTAAAATTTCTGACTGATGAAGAGAGTTGGATTTTACTGGAGAAAAGAGCTTTTCACAAAGCTAAATGTCTCCCCGAATTGGAAACAAACGGAAAAAGCATAGCCAGGAAGTGTAAAGGACTACCCCTTGCTATTGTGGTGATTGCAGGAGCTCTAATTGGGAAAAGCAAAACAATAAAGGAATGGGAGCAAGTGGATCAGAGTGTGGGCGAACATTTCATAAATAGAGATCAGCCAAATAATTGTAATAAATTGGTACGGATGAGTTATGATGTTTTGCCTTATGACTGGAAAGCTTGCTTTTTATACTTCGGTACATTCCCCAGAGGCTATTTAATCCCTGCCAGGAAATTGATCCGCTTATGGATCGCGGAAGGGTTTATCCAGTACAGAGGGAACTTATCCCTGGAGTGTAAAGCAGAGGAATACTTGAATGAACTCGTAAATAGAAACTTAGTGATGGTAATGCAAAGGACGCTTGATGGACAAATCAAAACTTGTCGTGTTCATGACATGTTGTATGAGTTTTGCTGGCAAGAGGCTACGACAGAGGAAAATCTTTTCCATGAAGTAAAATTCGGTGGTGAGCAATCTGTTCGTGAAGTATCCACTCATCGTCGCTTGTGCATCCATTCCTCTGTTGTGGAGTTCATTTCTAAGAAGCCCTCTGGTGAGCATGTTAGGTCGTTCCTATGTTTTTCTCCAGAAAAAATTGACACTCCCCCAACTGTCAGTGCAAACATATCAAAAGCCTTTCCATTGCTAAGGGTGTTTGATACTGAATCCATCAAAATCAATCGCTTTTGCAAGGAGTTCTTTCAATTGTATCATCTGAGGTATATTGCTTTCTCATTTGACTCGATTAAAGTCATTCCGAAACATGTTGGGGAACTTTGGAACGTACAAACCCTCATTGTCAACACACAACAGATCAACCTTGATATTCAAGCAGACATATTGAACATGCCCTGGCTGAGGCATCTGCACACCAACACGTCTGCTAAATTGCCTGCGCTTGCTAACCCCAAAACAAGTAAGACTACCTTGGTAAATCAAAGCCTGCAAACCCTCTCCACAATTGCACCAGAAAGCTGCACTGAGTATGTTCTCTCGAGGGCTCCAAACTTGAAAAAACTGGGCATTCGTGGAAAAATAGCTAAGCTAATGGAACCAAGTCAGTCCGTATTGTTGAACAATGTTAAGAGGCTGCAATTTCTTGAGAACTTGAAGCTGATAAATGTTGGTCAGACTGATCAGACACAATTACGCCTTCCTCCAGCATCTATATTTCCAACAAAGTTGAGGAAGCTGACTTTATTAGATACCTGGTTGGAGTGGGATGATATGTCTGTATTGAAACAGCTGGAGAACCTTCAAGTCTTGAAGCTGAAGGATAATGCATTTAAGGGAGAGCACTGGGAACTAAATGATGCAGGTTTTCCTTTCCTACAAGTGTTATGCATTGAAAGGGCAAACTTAGTTTCTTGGAATGCTTCAGGTGATCACTTCCCGAGACTTAAACATCTTCACATATCATGTGATAAACTTGAGAAGATCCCCATTGGCCTGGCTGATATACGCAGCCTCCAAGTGATGGATTTGCGAAATTCCACTAAATCAGCAGCAAAATCTGCCAGAGAGATACAAGCCAAAAAAAACAAGCTGCAAACTGCTAAATCCCAGAAGTTCGAGCTTTCTGTATTCCCTCCTGATTCTGATGTACAGACAGCTTCTTAG